The DNA region TGAACGGGTTAAGGGCAAGCGGGATTTACGGTTTCATCATAAAAATTATAGTTACTTATTTACTTTTATACATAATTGCCAATGAGTATTAAAATGATCTATGGCACTATTATCATTAAAACACTTTTCTAGTATATTCTTAATATCCTCATTGTTCTTACCTGATATGTCAGTTGTTAAATCAAGAATACTACTATGAGAGTTTGCATTAAAAAGTCTCTTTGCATCCTTATTTTCCTTATAAAAATCTTTTTTGTTAGTAAAAGATATATAATCCTCTATGATACGCCGTGCCACGTTACACATCAATTCAGGCTTATCCATTTTGTATAAGAATCCTAGTTCAAACCAAAGAGATTCATATTGATTTTTAAAATCCTCCTTATCTTTTTGTATTTTTTGTATTTTGGTTTTACCTCCATAGGACATAAGCTTATAAAAATTGAATTCTTCATAAGGGTTTATAACACTGCCATCACTCTTTAATTTTCGGCGACATTCATTTTTTATGTCACGAGTAATATTTAAATAAAATAATACATTATGTGTTAAGATAAGAATCTTATCTTCTTTTTTAGATTTATTAACCTGCTTAACTAGATCCAGCATCTCGTCAACAATTAAGTATTGCATTGTATCATCATTTGAATTCATTGGGTCATCAAATACAATAAATTTGGGTTTATTAGAATTATTTTCTGAATCATCTAGACTTTCAATAAAATAAAGAAGCGCAACGATATTTTTTTCACCAGTAGATAGTTCCTGAACTGGTCGAGTTTTTTCTTCACCTTCTATTTTTTCCTTAATTTCATAAAATTCTCGACCCTGTTCATCTTTACGTTCAAGCGTAAAATTAGTATATTTTTCTAACTTTTTATTAATATTCTTAGCTAGTATTTCTGTATTTTTAGTTTTTGATAATTGTTCATTAATTTTTTCTTGCTTTTCCTTTTGCTCTTTCTCATAATCTTCAATATCATCTTTTACTACTTGGATCTCTTCTTCTTTACCATCTAGATCACTAATAGCGCTACTAAGCTCTGTCTTAATTTCTTCTATATTTGAATTCCTAATAATTTCTGCAATAGCATTATAGCGAAGCTTTTTTCTAGCTTTAGTTTTGTTATCTTTTAGGTTTTTAGTGTATTCGTTGTTTTCTTCAACTATTCCGTTATATTCTTCAATCTCTCCGACCAGTTTAGAAGGTAGTTTTTCTGATTCATATGATATAGTATCGAATAAAT from Candidatus Saccharimonas sp. includes:
- a CDS encoding AAA family ATPase, with translation MKVDLKDTDSGNDKFSRFEDESINFDKSVNFVFGKNGTGKSSICDLIRSQNSNGEHGYDAYIFQGFESVISDDQKLNAIVLGEENTKIDKIIKEYESEIADIQGKIDAERAKIVKPQDESENLYTQKLKLEEEKQKKEKKEQKFYSNSASKIANMKDPVIVEKATGYDKNSFQGEIEDALKSPILSDEEIATLKETIESTPKPEVEKISLDEIDFAVLQEDVENLLLKTVQPSIKIAELDDDNKKRQFAEAGKDCHSAGDTCAFCGNIVTNERLQKLEKYFSGSEIDKFTKELSDKLIEIKNYENKLEKIIIKEEVFYPEFKNSISEILLKVDKNKLEQQNFLKKLKDSLEEKQKNLFDTISYESEKLPSKLVGEIEEYNGIVEENNEYTKNLKDNKTKARKKLRYNAIAEIIRNSNIEEIKTELSSAISDLDGKEEEIQVVKDDIEDYEKEQKEKQEKINEQLSKTKNTEILAKNINKKLEKYTNFTLERKDEQGREFYEIKEKIEGEEKTRPVQELSTGEKNIVALLYFIESLDDSENNSNKPKFIVFDDPMNSNDDTMQYLIVDEMLDLVKQVNKSKKEDKILILTHNVLFYLNITRDIKNECRRKLKSDGSVINPYEEFNFYKLMSYGGKTKIQKIQKDKEDFKNQYESLWFELGFLYKMDKPELMCNVARRIIEDYISFTNKKDFYKENKDAKRLFNANSHSSILDLTTDISGKNNEDIKNILEKCFNDNSAIDHFNTHWQLCIKVNK